In Cyanobium sp. Tous-M-B4, a single genomic region encodes these proteins:
- a CDS encoding thylakoid membrane photosystem I accumulation factor, which translates to MGRNQNGQQGIGARASTLGHILRLLLSSALGLLLAAGLVGLGSRPAQASLTNNSYDGNIYALYAGNGSLVPPRSSLAQALADHRTTVVVYYLDDDAASKQFSAVVSELQRVWLNNIELIPLVTDPLQNRADTGPSDPAHYWSGLIPQVVVFNSEGQVVFDEQGAVSVDAINAAVSQATGIPLPEGGTTSTTESFNELNSEVVSR; encoded by the coding sequence ATGGGGCGAAATCAGAACGGGCAACAGGGGATCGGGGCACGGGCCTCAACCCTTGGGCACATCCTGCGACTCCTGCTCAGTTCCGCCCTGGGGCTGCTGCTGGCGGCGGGCCTGGTGGGCCTAGGTAGCCGCCCCGCCCAGGCCTCGCTCACCAACAACAGCTACGACGGCAACATCTACGCCCTCTACGCCGGCAACGGCTCCCTGGTTCCGCCGCGCAGCAGCCTTGCCCAGGCCCTCGCCGACCACCGCACCACCGTTGTCGTCTATTACCTCGACGACGACGCAGCCAGCAAGCAATTCTCGGCGGTGGTCTCGGAGCTGCAGCGGGTGTGGCTCAACAACATCGAGCTGATTCCGCTGGTTACCGATCCGCTCCAAAACCGGGCCGACACCGGCCCCAGCGATCCGGCCCACTACTGGTCGGGCCTGATCCCCCAGGTGGTGGTGTTCAACAGCGAGGGGCAGGTTGTTTTCGATGAGCAGGGCGCCGTGAGCGTCGATGCCATCAACGCCGCCGTCAGCCAGGCCACCGGCATCCCCCTACCCGAGGGGGGCACCACCAGCACCACCGAAAGCTTCAACGAACTCAATTCCGAGGTGGTGAGCCGCTGA
- the fumC gene encoding class II fumarate hydratase: MGRLESDSMGAIEVPEQHYWGAQTQRSIEYFPFGQTMPLAVVHAFGALKAACAEVNMAKGKLSPELAALIVTAAEEVASGRLDAEFPLKVWQTGSGTQTNMNVNEVIANRAIEASGGVLGSKSPVHPNDHVNLSQSSNDTFPAALHVAVAIELERTLLPAVEALRAALAVKAEAFAAIIKIGRTHLQDAVPLSLGQEFGGYGAQLDLALETIRASLPQVRQLAIGGTAVGTGLNAPSGFGEAVSARLAERLGLPFTSAPNKFQALAGHEPLAAAHGALTVLAGSLLKIANDIRWLASGPRCGLGELVIPENEPGSSIMPGKVNPTQAESLTMVAVQVMGNNTAVQLAASQGNFELNVFKPVIAHNVLESIELLAGACTSFRAHCIEGLRANESRIETLLDQSLMLVTALTPAIGYDRACAIAKHAHNHQLSLREAALVLGEISAEEFDRWVLPAQMV, from the coding sequence ATGGGCCGCCTTGAAAGCGACAGCATGGGCGCCATCGAGGTGCCCGAGCAGCATTACTGGGGCGCCCAGACCCAGCGCTCAATCGAATATTTCCCCTTCGGCCAGACCATGCCCCTGGCGGTGGTGCATGCCTTCGGAGCGCTCAAGGCCGCCTGCGCTGAGGTGAATATGGCCAAGGGCAAGCTCAGTCCCGAGCTGGCCGCCCTGATCGTGACCGCTGCCGAGGAGGTGGCCTCCGGCCGCCTCGACGCTGAATTTCCGCTCAAGGTGTGGCAGACGGGCTCCGGCACCCAAACCAACATGAACGTCAACGAGGTGATCGCCAACCGGGCGATCGAAGCCTCCGGTGGGGTGCTTGGCAGCAAGAGCCCGGTGCACCCCAACGATCACGTCAACCTCAGCCAATCCAGCAACGACACCTTTCCCGCCGCCCTGCATGTGGCCGTGGCAATTGAACTGGAGCGCACTCTGCTGCCCGCCGTAGAAGCGCTGCGCGCCGCCCTGGCCGTAAAGGCCGAGGCCTTTGCCGCGATCATCAAGATCGGCCGCACCCACCTGCAGGATGCGGTGCCCCTGAGTCTGGGCCAGGAATTCGGCGGCTACGGCGCCCAGCTGGATCTAGCCCTGGAAACCATCCGCGCCAGCCTGCCCCAGGTGCGCCAGCTGGCAATTGGCGGCACGGCGGTGGGCACCGGGCTTAATGCCCCCAGCGGCTTCGGTGAGGCGGTGTCTGCGCGACTGGCCGAGCGCCTAGGTCTGCCCTTCACAAGCGCGCCCAACAAATTTCAGGCCCTGGCCGGCCACGAGCCCCTGGCCGCAGCCCACGGGGCCCTCACCGTGCTGGCCGGCTCGCTGCTGAAGATCGCCAACGACATCCGCTGGCTGGCCAGTGGCCCCCGCTGCGGCCTGGGCGAGCTGGTGATTCCGGAAAACGAACCGGGTAGTTCAATCATGCCGGGCAAGGTCAATCCCACCCAGGCCGAGAGCCTGACCATGGTGGCCGTGCAGGTGATGGGCAACAACACGGCCGTGCAGCTGGCCGCCAGCCAGGGCAACTTCGAGCTGAACGTGTTCAAGCCAGTGATCGCCCACAACGTGCTCGAGAGCATCGAGCTGCTGGCCGGGGCCTGCACCAGCTTCCGCGCGCACTGCATCGAGGGGCTCAGGGCCAATGAAAGCCGCATCGAAACCCTGCTGGATCAAAGCCTGATGCTGGTCACTGCCCTCACCCCGGCGATCGGCTACGACCGGGCCTGCGCCATCGCTAAGCACGCCCACAACCACCAGCTCAGTTTGCGTGAAGCCGCCCTGGTGCTCGGCGAGATCAGCGCTGAAGAGTTCGATCGCTGGGTGCTGCCCGCGCAGATGGTCTAG
- a CDS encoding PAS domain S-box protein yields MPQLLSDSAFADAGIPMAFVLPSAERGGLGLIQSANGAMAFFTGRSMEELRGLAFAELVHRDDVALGEDLIARLRSGAVESCSFEKRFEHADGHRTWGLVTVAQGHDIGGSRQGTLVLQVHDISERKHFVGQLEYFADHDPLTSLYNQRRFRIDVDRQLAYGRRHGSGGGCVDARPRQLQGGQRPVRPCRRRCPDHCGGHSPERQFAGNR; encoded by the coding sequence ATGCCCCAACTTTTGAGCGACAGCGCCTTTGCTGACGCCGGCATCCCGATGGCCTTTGTTCTTCCCAGCGCCGAGCGGGGTGGCCTGGGCTTGATCCAGTCGGCCAATGGGGCCATGGCCTTTTTTACCGGCCGCTCCATGGAGGAGCTGAGGGGGCTGGCATTTGCAGAGCTGGTGCACCGCGACGACGTCGCCCTCGGTGAAGACCTGATCGCCAGGCTCCGCAGTGGCGCGGTGGAGAGCTGCAGCTTTGAGAAACGCTTTGAGCACGCCGATGGCCATCGCACCTGGGGGCTAGTAACGGTGGCTCAGGGCCACGACATCGGTGGCAGCCGCCAGGGGACCTTGGTGCTTCAAGTGCACGACATTTCCGAGCGCAAACATTTCGTCGGCCAGCTGGAATACTTCGCCGACCACGACCCGCTCACCTCCCTCTACAACCAGCGGCGCTTTCGCATCGACGTTGACCGCCAGCTCGCCTACGGCCGCCGCCACGGCAGTGGGGGGGGCTGTGTTGATGCTCGACCTCGACAACTTCAAGGAGGTCAACGACCAGTACGGCCATGCCGCCGGAGATGCCCTGATCATTGCGGTGGCCACAGCCCTGAGCGGCAATTCGCGGGAAACCGATGA
- a CDS encoding bifunctional diguanylate cyclase/phosphodiesterase, which translates to MLDLDNFKEVNDQYGHAAGDALIIAVATALSGNSRETDEVARLGGDEFAVLLPESNLAEAESHAEKLLRAIASVVVEGAGQGITVAASCGVAGFSSDDGQCADDVLINADLALYQAKESGRGCVRVFHTDSGLHEKVTARLMWSERIREALDHDGFVLHAKPVIELKTDAIAFYELAIRLRAPGGILIPAAVFLYTAERFGMAIDIDEWVTGQAITLLEQTKTQPPLALGINISSASLQGDRFLQFLQSHLAATSFPPELLIFELTEAVAMANLQRARQFGQGLAKLGCRLALDDFGAAFGSFYYLKHLPVDLLKIAGEYVRGLGTADDPADRLIIEAVVKLAKGLGTLVVAEFVGDLETRQELLAMGVTLGQGAFLGPSRDVHDIPALQP; encoded by the coding sequence ATGCTCGACCTCGACAACTTCAAGGAGGTCAACGACCAGTACGGCCATGCCGCCGGAGATGCCCTGATCATTGCGGTGGCCACAGCCCTGAGCGGCAATTCGCGGGAAACCGATGAGGTTGCCCGCCTGGGAGGCGATGAATTCGCCGTGTTACTGCCTGAATCAAACCTGGCCGAGGCCGAAAGCCACGCTGAAAAGCTGCTGCGCGCCATCGCTTCGGTGGTAGTGGAAGGAGCCGGCCAAGGCATCACCGTGGCCGCCAGTTGCGGCGTGGCCGGCTTCAGTAGCGATGACGGCCAGTGCGCCGACGACGTGCTGATCAACGCCGACCTGGCGCTCTATCAGGCCAAGGAATCCGGCCGGGGCTGCGTCAGGGTGTTTCACACCGACAGCGGCCTGCACGAAAAGGTGACTGCTCGTTTGATGTGGTCAGAGCGGATCCGAGAAGCCCTTGATCATGACGGTTTTGTGCTTCACGCCAAGCCGGTGATCGAGTTGAAAACCGATGCGATTGCCTTCTACGAGCTGGCAATCCGATTGCGGGCCCCAGGTGGGATTTTGATTCCGGCGGCGGTGTTTCTCTACACAGCCGAGCGCTTCGGCATGGCCATCGACATTGATGAATGGGTTACCGGTCAGGCCATCACCCTGCTTGAGCAGACGAAGACTCAGCCGCCCCTCGCCCTGGGTATAAACATCAGTAGCGCCTCGCTGCAGGGGGATCGTTTCCTGCAATTTCTGCAGTCCCATTTGGCAGCCACCAGCTTTCCCCCTGAGCTGCTGATCTTCGAGCTCACGGAGGCTGTAGCGATGGCCAACTTGCAACGGGCCCGCCAGTTTGGTCAGGGCCTGGCCAAACTCGGCTGCCGGCTGGCGCTCGACGACTTCGGCGCCGCCTTCGGCAGCTTCTACTACCTGAAGCACCTACCCGTAGACCTGCTCAAAATCGCTGGCGAATACGTCCGCGGCCTTGGCACGGCAGATGACCCCGCCGACCGCCTGATCATCGAGGCGGTAGTGAAACTTGCCAAGGGACTCGGCACCCTGGTGGTGGCTGAGTTTGTTGGCGACCTTGAAACCCGCCAGGAACTGCTTGCCATGGGGGTCACCCTGGGCCAAGGAGCCTTCCTGGGGCCATCGCGCGACGTTCACGACATCCCAGCCCTCCAGCCTTAG
- a CDS encoding haloacid dehalogenase-like hydrolase → MTLTAINVLLEPDAATVEKAKAINARLRENYPASFPLDANHAPHITILQLFIKTVDLGQVATAIGNLLRSEPPINIEGKATGYFELASDNLKLVGFHIEATPYQHQLQQKIIAATAPFAVKYGTSDAFAPRLDGDAISQTTIDYVTNFGDARTGPNYQPHLTLGIGTSDFVEALVAEPFEAFSFQTASVSLYQIGDFGVAQTKLYDFSRQADPLPSWNEGQIKQAIFAFIAKVTNKNSPAYLPPAERIAVHDNDGTLWPENPLPFQAAFAIDELKLRILTEPSLTSNPMVQAALDGDLAKLLEGEHFDGLMQILAITHAGMTVEEFRDAVQAWFRSANHPRYGSAYGELTYQPMQELLRYLSDNGFKNFIVSGGGADFMRAWVEQVYGIPPEQVVGSTSRAVFELRDGKPVITKTLDYLFVNDKAGKPVGIHQFIGRRPVICCGNSDGDHAMLQYTTINNPRPSLGLIVHHTDAEREYAYDAKTTSTGKLVEALEEAPKQGWLVVDMKQDWNVVFQPQ, encoded by the coding sequence ATGACCCTGACTGCAATCAACGTCCTGCTGGAACCAGATGCTGCCACGGTTGAGAAAGCAAAGGCGATAAATGCTCGGCTGCGAGAGAACTACCCAGCCAGCTTCCCCCTAGATGCCAACCACGCGCCTCACATCACCATTCTCCAGTTATTTATAAAAACTGTAGATCTGGGCCAAGTAGCAACTGCCATTGGCAACTTGCTGCGTAGCGAGCCACCGATCAATATTGAAGGCAAAGCCACTGGCTACTTTGAATTAGCCAGTGATAATCTCAAATTGGTGGGATTCCATATCGAGGCGACTCCCTATCAGCATCAACTTCAGCAAAAAATTATCGCCGCCACCGCACCATTTGCCGTGAAATACGGCACAAGTGATGCCTTTGCACCTCGCCTTGACGGCGATGCAATCAGCCAGACAACTATTGACTACGTGACCAACTTCGGCGATGCGCGGACCGGCCCGAACTATCAGCCCCATCTGACCCTGGGCATTGGCACAAGTGATTTTGTTGAAGCTTTAGTGGCAGAGCCATTTGAGGCCTTTAGCTTCCAAACAGCCTCCGTGAGCCTTTACCAAATAGGTGATTTCGGTGTCGCTCAAACAAAGCTATACGACTTCTCTCGCCAAGCAGATCCGCTGCCCTCCTGGAATGAAGGGCAGATCAAACAAGCTATTTTTGCATTCATCGCCAAAGTCACAAATAAAAACTCACCCGCATACCTGCCCCCAGCCGAACGCATTGCTGTGCATGACAATGACGGCACGCTCTGGCCGGAAAATCCGCTGCCTTTTCAGGCAGCTTTTGCCATCGACGAGCTGAAGCTGCGCATCCTCACCGAGCCGAGTCTTACCTCAAACCCCATGGTGCAAGCTGCCTTAGACGGCGATCTTGCAAAACTCCTGGAAGGTGAACACTTCGATGGCCTGATGCAGATCCTGGCGATCACCCATGCAGGCATGACGGTAGAAGAATTTCGAGATGCCGTACAGGCATGGTTTAGATCGGCCAACCATCCGCGCTATGGCAGTGCCTATGGCGAGCTCACCTACCAACCCATGCAGGAGCTCCTTCGCTACCTAAGCGACAACGGCTTTAAGAACTTCATTGTTTCAGGTGGCGGCGCCGACTTTATGCGGGCCTGGGTGGAACAGGTTTACGGCATACCACCAGAGCAAGTTGTTGGCTCGACTTCGCGGGCCGTATTCGAACTGCGGGACGGCAAACCAGTAATCACCAAAACCCTTGATTACTTGTTCGTAAACGATAAGGCCGGCAAGCCAGTTGGCATCCATCAGTTTATCGGCCGCAGACCTGTAATTTGCTGTGGCAACAGTGATGGCGATCACGCCATGTTGCAGTACACCACGATCAACAATCCTCGCCCCAGTTTAGGGCTGATCGTCCATCACACCGACGCTGAACGCGAGTATGCCTACGATGCCAAGACGACCAGCACCGGCAAGCTTGTAGAAGCCCTAGAGGAGGCTCCCAAGCAGGGCTGGCTAGTTGTGGATATGAAGCAGGATTGGAACGTCGTCTTCCAACCCCAATGA
- a CDS encoding PhoH family protein codes for MRKTFVLDTNVLLHDPAALTRFEDNNILIPIEVVEEIDRFKRDPAEKGRNARQVSRLLDALRAHGNLADGVPNGEQGGTLKVVFCRAETLSQLPPELKGGSGDNNILAVALEEQRLQAVLGSQPPVVLVTKDTNLRIKADAVGLIAQDYTSDRVAIRDLYPGFCEVWVDAEQMDRVKLPPGLAVEGLVLEAPLQANEGVTLIDRAQPAHTLLARYNAATGSLQPLQRAPKAKLGRIQPRNREQTFALDLLLDPSIQLITLVGKAGTGKTLLALAAGLHQVADERLYERLLVTRPVISLGKEIGFLPGDLDEKMGPWMQPIIDNLDFLLGGTEEEGRGAARAGGSHRGPRSNWTDLKGMGLLEVEAISYIRGRSIPRQFMVVDEAQNLTPHEVKTIVTRVGEGTKIVLTGDPYQIDNPYVDAESNGLTWLVERFKGQRLAGHVTLLRGERSELAELAANLL; via the coding sequence ATGCGTAAGACCTTCGTGCTCGACACCAACGTGCTGCTGCACGATCCGGCAGCCCTGACCCGCTTTGAAGACAACAACATCCTGATCCCGATCGAGGTGGTCGAGGAGATCGACCGCTTCAAACGGGATCCAGCTGAAAAGGGACGCAATGCCCGCCAGGTATCGCGGCTGCTGGACGCTCTGCGCGCCCATGGCAACCTGGCCGATGGGGTACCCAATGGCGAACAGGGCGGCACGCTCAAGGTGGTGTTTTGCCGGGCCGAAACCCTTAGCCAGCTGCCGCCCGAGCTCAAGGGCGGCAGCGGCGACAACAACATCCTGGCGGTGGCCCTAGAGGAGCAGCGCCTGCAGGCGGTGCTGGGTAGCCAGCCGCCGGTGGTGCTCGTTACCAAGGACACCAACCTGCGCATCAAAGCTGATGCGGTGGGCTTGATCGCCCAGGACTACACCAGTGACCGAGTTGCAATCAGAGACCTATATCCCGGCTTCTGTGAGGTGTGGGTGGATGCGGAGCAGATGGATCGGGTCAAGCTGCCGCCAGGTCTGGCGGTGGAGGGTCTGGTGCTGGAGGCGCCGCTGCAGGCCAACGAGGGCGTGACCCTGATCGATCGGGCCCAGCCGGCCCACACCCTGCTGGCTCGCTACAACGCCGCCACCGGCAGCCTGCAGCCGCTGCAGCGGGCGCCCAAGGCCAAGCTCGGCCGCATCCAGCCCCGCAACCGGGAGCAGACATTTGCCCTTGATCTGCTGCTGGACCCCAGCATCCAGCTGATCACCCTGGTGGGCAAGGCCGGCACCGGTAAAACCCTGCTCGCCCTGGCCGCTGGGCTGCACCAGGTGGCCGATGAGCGGCTCTACGAGCGTCTGCTGGTGACCCGCCCGGTGATTTCCCTCGGCAAGGAGATCGGCTTTCTTCCTGGGGATCTGGATGAAAAAATGGGTCCCTGGATGCAACCAATCATCGACAACCTCGACTTTCTGCTCGGCGGCACTGAGGAGGAGGGGCGGGGTGCTGCGCGGGCTGGTGGCAGTCACCGCGGGCCGCGCAGCAATTGGACCGACCTCAAGGGCATGGGCCTGCTCGAGGTGGAGGCGATCAGTTACATCCGCGGTCGTTCGATTCCGCGCCAATTCATGGTGGTGGACGAGGCCCAGAACCTCACCCCCCATGAGGTGAAGACGATCGTGACTCGGGTGGGCGAGGGCACCAAAATTGTGCTCACCGGGGATCCTTACCAGATCGACAATCCCTACGTGGATGCTGAAAGCAACGGCCTCACTTGGCTGGTGGAGCGCTTCAAGGGCCAGCGGCTCGCCGGCCACGTGACCCTGCTGCGGGGTGAGCGCAGTGAACTGGCCGAGCTGGCCGCCAATTTGCTGTAG
- a CDS encoding F420-0:Gamma-glutamyl ligase: MASSLAALVLLKLLLVLALLLGLSLVVLELRHRLRPASPLRLRAEDFRVEAGSDGLTVSGMVTIHNPHHRMEVMVPEIELRPTLLGRGDLAGVTVSSRIEALHPDEESRPDGYWAAYIVKGRKSTSARIQISLSGPPGQSLDQLLDTLWLEILWVNYGPFGRLHRRDGVLVPLQKPTPIAPQSAHWRDGDRCRVLPVGTHLLGVLDDPEAVLRRYAGELIQPGDVLTIGETPLAVMQGRYHHPATVQPGALARLLCRGFHPTSSLATACGLQSLIDVVGPAQVLGAWLIGLALKLVGSKGWFYRLAGDQARLIDDITGTTPPYDQTIVLGPQQPAAFCAAMARSLGVAVAVVDVNDLGRVKVLASSPGCDEALLERALRPNPAGNANERTPLVLVRPS; this comes from the coding sequence ATGGCCTCATCGCTTGCCGCACTGGTTCTGCTCAAGCTCTTGCTGGTGTTGGCCCTGCTGCTGGGCCTCAGCCTGGTAGTGCTGGAGCTTCGCCATCGCCTGCGCCCCGCCTCGCCGCTGCGGCTGCGCGCTGAAGACTTCCGCGTCGAAGCCGGCAGCGATGGCCTCACCGTCTCCGGCATGGTGACGATCCACAACCCCCACCACCGCATGGAGGTGATGGTGCCGGAGATCGAGCTGCGGCCCACCTTGCTGGGTCGGGGCGACCTGGCAGGCGTCACGGTGTCGAGTCGAATCGAGGCGCTGCATCCGGATGAGGAATCCCGCCCGGATGGCTACTGGGCCGCCTACATAGTCAAGGGGCGCAAGAGCACCAGCGCCCGCATCCAGATCAGCCTGAGCGGCCCCCCGGGCCAGTCCCTAGACCAGCTGCTCGACACCCTCTGGCTGGAAATTCTCTGGGTCAACTACGGCCCCTTCGGCCGCCTCCATCGCCGCGATGGCGTGTTGGTACCGCTGCAGAAACCCACTCCCATAGCGCCCCAATCGGCCCACTGGCGCGACGGTGATCGCTGCCGCGTGCTGCCGGTTGGCACCCACCTGCTCGGCGTGCTCGACGACCCAGAAGCCGTGCTGCGCCGCTACGCCGGCGAGCTGATCCAGCCCGGCGATGTGCTCACCATCGGCGAAACCCCCCTGGCGGTGATGCAGGGTCGCTATCACCACCCGGCCACCGTTCAACCGGGCGCCCTGGCCCGGCTGCTCTGTCGTGGCTTCCACCCCACCAGCTCCCTGGCCACCGCCTGCGGCCTGCAGTCCTTGATCGATGTGGTCGGTCCGGCCCAGGTGCTGGGCGCCTGGCTGATTGGCCTGGCCCTGAAACTTGTAGGAAGCAAGGGCTGGTTTTATCGCCTTGCCGGCGACCAGGCCCGCCTGATCGACGACATCACCGGCACCACGCCCCCCTACGACCAGACGATTGTGCTCGGTCCCCAACAGCCCGCCGCTTTCTGCGCCGCCATGGCCCGCTCCTTGGGCGTGGCCGTGGCGGTGGTAGACGTCAACGATCTGGGCCGGGTCAAGGTGCTGGCCTCCAGCCCGGGCTGCGATGAAGCCCTGCTGGAGCGGGCCCTGCGTCCCAACCCGGCTGGTAATGCCAACGAGCGCACCCCATTGGTGCTGGTGCGCCCCAGCTGA
- a CDS encoding GNAT family N-acetyltransferase, whose translation MLGILQPPSALPAPPEPPGPDSWRLESLAGWHLPLLTDPAFLPLQPVLQRAVLLGLPERLMQALLARPSLAPQVLVALSGQKPLGLIVCRRLNRSGSCWQMQHLRLAPSAARHELASTLLRAAIQRARGAASWIAAASSLDDTRLAMLREQGFQPLRSDRLWCWPGAPAGGSPISASSPAPAELQLTPLNRRSATLLWHLEQAACPAQLRQLLDRRVEDLLDQSHGRGWMLVDPSREQAVAAVRWIGEHPGGGHDVELSVHPGWEHLVGAATELLLHQAQAGLGAGEPLWLRCDLRDEARQRWLAELGAQERGERVLMARSVWRRQGLQAPARAAQRIDALLEQWQPRRRPLPTPTPLAPPL comes from the coding sequence ATGCTCGGGATCCTGCAGCCGCCTTCTGCCCTTCCGGCACCACCCGAGCCTCCGGGGCCAGATAGCTGGCGGCTCGAAAGCTTGGCTGGCTGGCACCTGCCCCTACTCACCGATCCCGCCTTTCTGCCCCTGCAACCGGTGCTGCAGCGGGCCGTGCTGCTGGGCCTGCCCGAGCGGCTAATGCAGGCGCTTCTGGCTAGGCCCTCCCTCGCACCCCAGGTGCTGGTAGCTCTCAGTGGCCAGAAGCCGCTCGGCCTGATCGTCTGCCGCCGGCTCAACCGCAGCGGCAGTTGCTGGCAGATGCAACACCTGCGCCTGGCCCCAAGCGCCGCCCGCCATGAACTGGCCAGCACCTTGCTGCGAGCAGCAATCCAGCGGGCCCGGGGAGCGGCCAGCTGGATTGCTGCGGCCTCCAGCCTCGATGACACCCGCTTGGCGATGCTGCGCGAGCAGGGCTTTCAGCCCTTGCGCAGCGACCGGCTGTGGTGCTGGCCTGGCGCCCCTGCCGGCGGCAGCCCTATCTCGGCCAGCAGCCCCGCACCGGCAGAGCTGCAGCTCACACCTCTCAACCGCCGCAGCGCCACCCTGCTTTGGCACCTGGAGCAGGCCGCCTGCCCGGCCCAATTGCGTCAGCTGCTCGATCGCCGCGTCGAAGATCTGCTCGACCAGAGCCACGGCCGCGGCTGGATGCTGGTGGATCCCAGCCGGGAGCAGGCAGTGGCCGCCGTGCGCTGGATCGGCGAGCACCCAGGCGGCGGTCACGATGTGGAGCTGAGTGTCCATCCCGGCTGGGAACACCTGGTGGGCGCCGCCACCGAGTTGCTGCTGCACCAGGCCCAAGCCGGCCTCGGCGCCGGCGAACCCCTCTGGCTGCGCTGTGACCTGCGCGACGAAGCTCGCCAGCGCTGGCTCGCTGAGCTGGGAGCTCAGGAGCGGGGCGAGCGAGTGCTGATGGCACGCAGCGTCTGGCGGCGTCAGGGGCTGCAGGCCCCGGCACGGGCCGCCCAGCGCATCGATGCCTTGCTCGAGCAGTGGCAACCCCGCCGCCGCCCCCTGCCCACCCCAACCCCCCTGGCCCCGCCGTTGTGA
- the ruvX gene encoding Holliday junction resolvase RuvX — protein MSATRSRSAPQPRSALALDVGRRRIGLAGCDPLGLTVTPLRALARGSFASDVEHLNSLVQQRRVLALVVGLPLDAAGQPTAQALHCQRYGERLARRLQLPLAWVNEHASTWAAGERHGLHGDRSGALDSAAAALLLEQWLQDGPDPVLPATIERCQTADAAAS, from the coding sequence GTGAGCGCGACCCGATCAAGAAGCGCCCCGCAGCCCCGCTCAGCGCTGGCCCTCGACGTTGGGCGACGGCGCATCGGCCTGGCGGGCTGTGACCCCCTCGGCCTAACCGTTACCCCCCTGCGGGCCCTGGCCCGGGGCTCCTTCGCCAGCGACGTAGAGCACCTGAACTCCCTGGTGCAGCAGCGGCGGGTGCTGGCCCTGGTGGTGGGCCTGCCGCTCGATGCGGCTGGGCAGCCCACCGCCCAAGCCCTGCACTGTCAGCGCTACGGCGAGCGCCTTGCCCGCCGGCTGCAGCTTCCTCTGGCCTGGGTAAATGAGCACGCCAGCACCTGGGCCGCCGGCGAGCGCCACGGGCTTCACGGCGACCGCAGCGGTGCCCTCGACAGCGCCGCCGCGGCCCTGCTGCTCGAACAATGGCTGCAGGACGGCCCCGATCCGGTGCTCCCGGCGACCATCGAGCGCTGCCAGACGGCCGACGCTGCAGCATCCTGA
- a CDS encoding DUF3727 domain-containing protein, with translation MSSEPPSQSSSEIPADVPTVLVHDSRGRQLLCFLEQLIPLDGHDYVLLTPVDTPVCLFRLDGDEDPELIDTIDATEPILSVADVVLQEHDLTLVRSAVTLTVSGELDEPEPDELDDDDDADDDSETYELLVSFLVDDLEYGLYIPLDPFFVVARMNGDGALLVEGEEFERVQPRIEAELEEREGDD, from the coding sequence ATGAGTTCCGAACCCCCCTCCCAGTCCAGCTCGGAGATCCCCGCCGATGTTCCCACCGTGCTGGTGCACGACAGCCGCGGCCGCCAGCTGCTCTGCTTCCTCGAGCAGCTGATCCCACTCGATGGCCACGACTACGTGCTGCTCACCCCGGTCGACACCCCTGTCTGTCTGTTCCGCCTCGACGGCGACGAAGACCCAGAACTGATCGACACCATCGATGCCACCGAGCCGATCCTGTCGGTTGCCGATGTGGTGCTGCAGGAGCACGACCTCACCCTGGTGCGCTCTGCCGTCACCCTCACCGTCAGCGGCGAACTGGACGAGCCCGAACCCGATGAGCTCGATGACGACGATGACGCCGACGACGACTCCGAGACCTACGAATTGCTGGTGAGCTTCCTCGTAGACGATCTGGAATATGGGTTGTACATCCCCCTAGATCCGTTCTTCGTGGTGGCCCGCATGAATGGCGACGGCGCCTTGCTAGTGGAAGGCGAGGAGTTTGAACGGGTTCAACCCCGAATCGAGGCTGAATTGGAAGAGCGCGAGGGCGACGACTGA
- a CDS encoding YqeG family HAD IIIA-type phosphatase, whose product MLRQLLRPNWLRECTLAELPLQELLDQPIRALVLDVDRTLLPRRQAELPASALRWLQQARQQVPIHLFSNNPSRQRIGAVAAQLDLPYTISAGKPRRSALRRVLAELNLPHQEVALIGDRLFTDVIAGNRLGLFTVLVKPIDPLGQPCKRDRLQKMELRLANWVGTSLG is encoded by the coding sequence ATGCTGCGCCAGCTGCTGCGCCCTAACTGGCTGCGGGAGTGCACCCTGGCCGAGCTGCCCCTGCAGGAGCTGCTCGACCAACCGATCCGGGCCCTGGTGCTCGATGTCGATCGCACCTTGCTCCCCCGCCGCCAGGCGGAGCTGCCCGCCAGCGCCCTGCGCTGGCTGCAGCAAGCGCGGCAGCAGGTGCCGATCCACCTATTCAGCAACAACCCCTCCCGCCAGCGGATCGGAGCGGTGGCGGCCCAGCTCGACCTGCCCTACACAATTTCCGCCGGCAAACCACGCCGCAGCGCCCTGCGTCGGGTGCTGGCGGAGCTCAACCTGCCCCACCAGGAGGTCGCCCTGATCGGTGACCGCCTGTTTACGGATGTGATCGCCGGCAACCGGCTTGGCTTATTCACCGTGCTGGTGAAACCGATCGATCCCCTAGGTCAGCCTTGCAAGCGGGATCGGCTCCAAAAAATGGAGCTGCGCCTGGCCAACTGGGTGGGCACCAGCCTGGGCTGA